CCAGGAAGCGCTGGACTCCCACATCTAGGGGAGAAAGGCTCATTCTGTCTGGGATATCGACATAAGCAGTCTGGACTGGGGGGAGGAAACTTTATGGTTGTTATTGCTGACAATTAGTGTCACCGGTGCCAGTTCAGAGCTTCAGGCACAAACCAAGCGTCCAACCAGCGAAGGCAAGATCGGGTCTAGAGTCTTCTGGCCCAATTGTCTCATACGCGATCGGTGGGGCCTTCTGCTGCTACTTTGTGTTATTGGTTGTGGAATGCGAGTCAGCCCCAGTGTGAAGGACGCTATGACGGACTATGTATCAGATTCGCCTGGCCACTTCACCAGATCTGGCGCGACGATTCGTTTCGAGAATTCTACGGGGTAGAATAAGGGGACCCTCGTGGGGTTTGTTTCTCAGTAGCTTAAAACATAGTAATGCGACAGTTTCGGcaataatctaataaaggGGAGAGTATGGAGTACATCGGCACTTGCTCTACCATgggggatatatatatcctgaATCCCTAACACCAACAGATTCACCACGCGTCTAAACTGACAAGCCTGATTCGTGAATTATGTCTACTCGTTAAATAGCTGTTTGACAGGATTTTAGAGCAGCGAACACGATGTGGCTCATAGATGGAGAGTAAATTAATCTAGATAGTGTCATAGAAAGATAGTAAACGGGGCACAACCCAACTACAACGGTGTCCAAGCAGTCCTTCCCATCGCCAGATGGATTAGAGAAGGCGTAGTTTTCGAGCGATAGAAAGAAAGAGCAGAATCAGCGCGAGGATTATTCCAAGAATACTAAACCATCCGGCTAATGTATTCTTATCCTCCCCTGGAACAGTCACGTTCATGCCAAAGAGACCGGTCACGAACTGGCAAGGAACGATGATTCCCGCAATCATACTCAGCCGACTCAGCGCGTGCATTATCTGGTTGCGCATCCGGGTGGAGTCAAAGGATAGTTGGCTTAGATACTTGGACTGGCCACGCGACAGCATTTGCTCCGCTGCATCCAAGTTCGCTACCATAGTCAGGACGTGATCCTGGATGTCGCTGAGATATAGTGTCACctgcgacgaggaggcgcCAAAGGCCTCGCAGTGGCGGGCGAAGCACCGAAGCACGTCCGTCTTGTCATTCAGCAATTGTCGGATGTGCAGAACCTCTTTCCGGCATTTGTAGATTTGTTGAAGAGCCAAACCAATGTCGTCCGGCCGGGTGATGGAAACACTGTCTTCCATCGTTTCCACTCCGCTCTCTACCTGGTTGATAAAAGGGGCGAAACCGTCGACAATGTCGTCGCTGCGGAGAATTAGTGGAGAACTTGCGAGCACGAGAACATAACTTACATAAGTGCATAGCAGATCCAGTCACTGGTCAGCGACATGTGACTCTGATGTTCTTTGATACGGTTTCGGACATGGCCCACATGGGGATTGTCCCCCATTGAGAAACTGAGCACCCCATTGCGGAACACGACAGCATAGACGTTGACAGTAGATGTTTGTGCTCCCTCGTGGGTCTCGACCTGGAGAGCTGGTCGGAGGGACAAGAAGTAGTACGGACCGAAGGCTTCGATCTTCTCACGGTTCTCCCGAATTTTGATGTCCTCCGTTGTGAGCGGATGGAGGTTAAAGATGCGCGAGAGTGTCTCGATATCGTCTTCCGAGGGCGCCGTTACGTCCAACCACCACAGTCCAGGGTATGTTCCATCCTCCAGCAAGGGGCAAAGTGGGTTGTAGAGTGCTTTCAGGCCATCGATGGTCGAGGCTTCCACGCAGGAATCCAGTTgcgaggagaagaagttgaagtgaGTGGGTGCCGTGGGCAGGTAGTCCTGGTGTTCTTTCTCACTTATGGATAGGGCGTCCTTCGCCGAGCTGGGGCCGACCCTCCAGGGCAGCTTGAAGGCCTTCATCCCCGGCTGCGGTCGGGTAGTTGCAAGGCGGGCGAGACGCAGGGTCGTGGGTCTGCGACTAGTAGAGAGGAACCCGAGGCTCCAATGGCGGCGACATCAAAGGGAGAGCGGAAGGAGGGCCGCATAGTATAAGGGTTTTAGCTCAGGAACTGAAAGACCGAGCGAGTGACagcgagagagagagagagagagagagagagagagaaagagatcgCGATGGTGGTGAGGCTGAGCCAAAAATTCAAAGGGGCACACGTGACGGCCCGATTTGGTGTGCTTACTGCCTTAGGCAGCAACCGATTTGCTCCCCGGAATTTCCACTTCGAGGCAGATTTTCCTCACTCCAACtgtgtactccgtacgttGATTGCCATTGATTATTCCGTATTGATATTCTTGGATCGTCGAGGTCGCATTGCCGTTGCATCATCGGATCTCGGTAGCTCTCCGCCTGAAATAATGTCTTGACCCTCGGTCCCAACTCTCAACCGCCAACCTGAACTCGCGGTCTCACCGTGTTTGACACACAATGTGGTGGATCAAGGACCCTGAAAAGAGGCTGCTCGTCAAGATCGACTTCTTTatcctctccttctgctgCGTAACCTACTTTTTCAACTATCTTGACCGCTCCAACCTCACCAACGCGTATGTCTCGGgcatggaggag
This is a stretch of genomic DNA from Aspergillus puulaauensis MK2 DNA, chromosome 8, nearly complete sequence. It encodes these proteins:
- a CDS encoding magnesium transporter CorA family protein (COG:P;~EggNog:ENOG410Q1TS;~InterPro:IPR044089,IPR002523;~PFAM:PF01544;~TransMembrane:2 (i318-341o353-374i);~go_component: GO:0016020 - membrane [Evidence IEA];~go_function: GO:0015095 - magnesium ion transmembrane transporter activity [Evidence IEA];~go_function: GO:0046873 - metal ion transmembrane transporter activity [Evidence IEA];~go_process: GO:0030001 - metal ion transport [Evidence IEA];~go_process: GO:0055085 - transmembrane transport [Evidence IEA];~go_process: GO:1903830 - magnesium ion transmembrane transport [Evidence IEA]): MKAFKLPWRVGPSSAKDALSISEKEHQDYLPTAPTHFNFFSSQLDSCVEASTIDGLKALYNPLCPLLEDGTYPGLWWLDVTAPSEDDIETLSRIFNLHPLTTEDIKIRENREKIEAFGPYYFLSLRPALQVETHEGAQTSTVNVYAVVFRNGVLSFSMGDNPHVGHVRNRIKEHQSHMSLTSDWICYALIDDIVDGFAPFINQVESGVETMEDSVSITRPDDIGLALQQIYKCRKEVLHIRQLLNDKTDVLRCFARHCEAFGASSSQVTLYLSDIQDHVLTMVANLDAAEQMLSRGQSKYLSQLSFDSTRMRNQIMHALSRLSMIAGIIVPCQFVTGLFGMNVTVPGEDKNTLAGWFSILGIILALILLFLSIARKLRLL